A genomic region of Psychrobacter sp. M13 contains the following coding sequences:
- a CDS encoding nucleobase:cation symporter-2 family protein: MDMKPTSQPTFERPEDENLGMVANVAYGFQHVLTMYGGIIAVPLIVGQAAGLGPAEIGLLIAASLFIGGLATLLQTLGVPYFGCQLPLVQGVSFASVATIVAIVTAGGGLPSVFGAVIAASILGLIITPVFSKIIKFFPPLVTGAVITTIGLTLMPVAARWAMGGNSKAPDFGSMTNIGLAAFTLALVLLMSKLGNAAISRLSILLAMVIGTLGAWAVGLVDFSNVMTGPIFAFPTPMHFGAPTFELAAIISMFIVVLVILVETSADILAVGDIIETDIDSKRLGDGLRADMISSIVAPFFGSFTQSAFAQNVGLVAVTNVKSRFVVAAAGVILVVLGLMPLMGRVIATVPTAVLGGAGIVLFGTVAASGIRTLAQVSYTNNMNLIIVATSIGFGMLPIAAPAFYDQFPDWFATIFHSGISSTAIMAIALNLLFNHLKVGNSENQSVFAAGTEPRSVRPTVIIELTEGDYFTEGKLFDVDNNEVPIAPKESAH, encoded by the coding sequence ATGGATATGAAACCTACTTCTCAACCCACGTTTGAGCGCCCAGAAGATGAAAATCTAGGTATGGTTGCCAACGTCGCTTATGGCTTTCAACACGTACTGACGATGTACGGTGGCATCATCGCTGTGCCTCTTATCGTCGGACAAGCGGCAGGTTTAGGACCCGCCGAGATTGGCTTGCTCATTGCCGCCTCACTATTTATCGGTGGTTTGGCAACGCTACTGCAAACTCTTGGTGTGCCATATTTTGGCTGTCAGCTGCCATTAGTCCAAGGCGTGTCTTTCGCTAGTGTAGCCACTATTGTTGCTATTGTCACCGCAGGAGGAGGGTTACCATCCGTGTTTGGTGCGGTCATTGCCGCCTCCATACTGGGGCTTATCATTACGCCTGTGTTTTCCAAAATTATTAAGTTTTTCCCGCCACTGGTTACAGGTGCGGTTATTACTACTATTGGTCTAACCTTGATGCCAGTAGCTGCGCGTTGGGCGATGGGTGGTAACAGTAAAGCGCCTGATTTTGGTAGTATGACTAACATTGGTCTTGCGGCATTCACCTTAGCTTTAGTCCTGCTTATGAGTAAGCTTGGCAACGCGGCTATTAGTCGCTTATCCATCCTGCTCGCTATGGTTATCGGCACTTTAGGGGCGTGGGCAGTCGGTTTGGTTGACTTCTCAAACGTCATGACAGGACCAATATTTGCCTTCCCAACACCGATGCACTTTGGGGCGCCAACTTTTGAGCTGGCCGCTATTATCTCCATGTTCATTGTAGTATTAGTCATTTTGGTTGAAACCTCAGCGGATATCTTAGCAGTAGGTGATATTATTGAGACCGATATTGACTCAAAACGCTTAGGTGATGGTCTACGTGCCGATATGATCTCTAGTATCGTCGCGCCATTTTTTGGTTCATTCACTCAAAGTGCTTTTGCACAAAACGTCGGTCTAGTTGCCGTCACCAACGTTAAGAGTCGTTTTGTCGTTGCTGCTGCTGGTGTTATCTTAGTCGTACTAGGTTTGATGCCGCTTATGGGCCGTGTTATCGCTACTGTTCCGACAGCAGTCCTTGGCGGCGCAGGTATTGTACTATTCGGTACTGTGGCTGCTAGTGGTATTCGTACCCTTGCGCAAGTCAGCTATACCAATAACATGAACTTGATCATCGTAGCGACTTCGATCGGCTTTGGTATGTTACCGATTGCCGCGCCTGCATTTTATGATCAATTTCCAGACTGGTTCGCTACTATTTTCCATTCAGGTATCAGCTCGACTGCTATTATGGCAATCGCTCTAAACTTATTGTTTAACCATCTAAAAGTAGGTAATTCTGAGAATCAGTCGGTGTTTGCAGCGGGTACTGAGCCGCGCTCTGTACGCCCTACAGTTATCATCGAATTAACCGAAGGCGATTACTTTACCGAAGGTAAGCTATTTGATGTGGATAATAACGAAGTGCCAATCGCGCCAAAAGAGTCAGCTCACTAG
- a CDS encoding DUF2868 domain-containing protein has product MLSPQDQLTELVRTLESEQHVFATDPLLVTEKLHLEAGTSLQKLHRRAARIDNNGALAKVLGKIEARLKGIMGIMSVIWCVSGFVGLFTLLQANVVNFFYVLVCLLGFHTIMLVGWLVLTLINQSKHSTNWFASFVSPSYLIRGKDDVTQAAVKLYEQQLQHSGMRWYLGRFSHQLWLATLTGMLLAIIFLLIVRQYSFSWESTLLSDQALITLTHVLGWLPSMVGFDVPNDAAIIQSRLVTDALPLSIARQWAGLLIGSLLVYGIVPRALAWIFCALMFNRKKMRLDIKLPYYQKIINFWQRQVIDADDFVEVDAPIAPKAIVSSANKLVALLEYPTDITNWWQAGLMDNSESVEDFGIIDDRDDMARLTTYLAAHPVQVLLGIHQKALPDRGTLRKIDQIAAQAQAGLIIQLLEDKDHIATDLSNSKSVRYQQWQTALAERQIGLVDTAR; this is encoded by the coding sequence ATGTTGTCACCTCAAGACCAGCTGACTGAATTGGTACGTACCCTCGAGAGCGAGCAGCATGTTTTTGCTACAGACCCTCTATTAGTCACTGAAAAACTGCACTTAGAAGCAGGCACATCACTGCAAAAATTACATCGGCGTGCCGCTCGTATAGATAATAATGGCGCGTTGGCTAAAGTACTAGGCAAGATAGAGGCTAGACTAAAAGGCATTATGGGTATCATGAGCGTGATTTGGTGCGTGTCTGGATTTGTGGGTTTGTTTACTTTACTGCAAGCTAACGTGGTGAATTTCTTTTATGTATTGGTGTGTCTGCTAGGCTTTCACACTATTATGCTAGTTGGCTGGCTGGTACTCACTTTGATCAACCAGTCTAAACACTCTACTAATTGGTTTGCCAGTTTTGTCAGTCCCAGTTATTTAATTCGCGGTAAAGACGATGTGACTCAAGCGGCAGTTAAGCTTTATGAGCAGCAATTACAACATAGCGGTATGCGCTGGTATTTGGGTCGATTTAGCCACCAGCTGTGGCTGGCGACGTTAACAGGGATGTTATTAGCCATTATCTTTTTATTAATAGTGCGACAGTATAGTTTTAGTTGGGAGTCCACCTTACTCTCAGATCAGGCGCTAATTACTTTGACGCATGTGCTCGGCTGGTTGCCAAGTATGGTCGGCTTCGACGTTCCTAATGATGCCGCTATTATCCAAAGCCGCCTAGTCACTGATGCTTTGCCCTTATCTATTGCTAGACAATGGGCAGGCTTGCTGATCGGTAGTCTACTGGTGTATGGCATCGTCCCAAGAGCGCTAGCGTGGATATTTTGTGCGCTTATGTTCAACCGCAAAAAAATGCGTTTGGATATCAAGCTGCCCTATTATCAAAAGATTATTAACTTTTGGCAGCGTCAAGTGATCGATGCTGATGATTTTGTCGAAGTTGACGCGCCTATTGCACCCAAAGCGATCGTGAGCTCTGCCAACAAGCTAGTTGCCTTACTGGAGTATCCTACTGACATTACTAACTGGTGGCAGGCAGGTTTGATGGATAATAGTGAGTCTGTAGAGGACTTCGGTATTATTGATGATCGCGACGATATGGCGCGTCTGACGACTTACTTAGCGGCGCATCCTGTACAGGTATTGTTGGGCATTCATCAAAAGGCGTTACCTGATCGCGGCACATTACGTAAGATTGATCAGATTGCCGCTCAAGCGCAGGCAGGTCTGATTATTCAGTTATTAGAGGATAAAGATCATATCGCTACTGATTTATCCAATAGCAAATCAGTACGCTATCAGCAGTGGCAAACGGCTTTAGCTGAACGTCAGATAGGTTTGGTCGATACTGCTCGTTGA
- a CDS encoding GNAT family N-acetyltransferase gives MSTQFSIKTFDELTSIDIYHILKARSQVFVVEQNCAYQDMDEVDFDCLHLVAHSNEALVGYCRILPPDINTMRSNLSVADGSVSGPIMPAIGRVLVLQQYRGQGLARQIMMQAIAYCHKKYGKKNPIIISAQTYLINFYQSLGFVPEGEYYQMDGIEHVKMILGVAKKVKVKKEPLGSSGVATTLNILLLILGIAFIAGLIYLMT, from the coding sequence ATGAGCACCCAATTTTCTATAAAAACCTTTGATGAGCTGACCTCAATCGACATCTATCACATCTTAAAAGCGCGCTCGCAAGTATTCGTCGTTGAGCAAAACTGCGCGTATCAAGATATGGATGAGGTCGATTTTGATTGTCTGCATCTAGTCGCTCATAGTAACGAAGCGCTGGTCGGCTACTGTCGCATTCTCCCGCCCGATATCAATACCATGCGCTCCAATCTGTCTGTAGCCGATGGCTCAGTCAGTGGCCCTATAATGCCAGCGATTGGTCGCGTGCTAGTATTACAGCAGTACAGAGGACAAGGGCTGGCACGTCAAATCATGATGCAAGCTATCGCCTATTGTCATAAAAAGTACGGTAAGAAAAATCCTATTATCATCTCCGCCCAGACTTATCTCATAAACTTTTATCAATCCTTAGGCTTCGTTCCTGAAGGTGAATACTACCAGATGGATGGTATCGAACACGTTAAGATGATCTTGGGTGTTGCCAAAAAGGTAAAGGTCAAAAAAGAGCCATTAGGATCATCAGGCGTAGCTACTACATTAAATATCTTATTATTGATATTAGGTATAGCCTTTATTGCAGGGTTAATCTACTTGATGACTTGA
- a CDS encoding carbon starvation protein A: MNSAIVLVVGVALMLCGYAFYSKFIASKILGLDNSIPTPAHTMKDGVDYVPTNKFVLWGHHFTSVAGAAPIIGPAIAVIWGWLPAVIWVVFGTIFMAGIHDMSAIWASMRNRGQSIGSIAGTVMGTRVRSLMMVVIFLLLLMVNAVFGVAIANMMIKTPSAVLPVWGALVVAFIIGQCIYRYNMSLVWVSIIGVTALYGLIYLGPMFPFVLPETFMGLPDNAVWIIILFAYAAVASLLPVWMLLQPRDYINGLQLFVGLILLYAAIFISTPDIVAPAINTDLPMSAPSIVPLLFVTIACGAISGFHGLVATGTTSKQIDKEEDARFVGYFGALGEGMLALGAILAATAGFATLGDWQAVYQNFGDGSIGAFIDGGATILSNGIGIDMVLSQTMLTVMAALFAGTTMDTGVRLQRYIFQEFGEFYNLPALTKGWIATLLAVGTCLLLAFGAGGIDGAGGMIIWPLFGTTNQLMAALTLMIVTVILLRKGKTVWYTLAPLCFLLVMTLFALLIQLKTFYDDGNWLLIIMDLVILIASVLVTLESFSVLRREWSEHKGKHKT; encoded by the coding sequence ATGAATAGTGCTATTGTACTCGTTGTCGGTGTCGCTTTGATGCTATGCGGTTATGCTTTTTATTCAAAATTCATAGCGAGTAAGATTTTAGGATTAGATAATAGTATTCCCACGCCAGCCCATACGATGAAAGATGGGGTGGATTATGTACCTACCAATAAGTTCGTCTTATGGGGACATCACTTTACCTCAGTAGCAGGAGCCGCTCCTATTATCGGTCCTGCAATCGCGGTGATTTGGGGTTGGTTACCTGCGGTGATTTGGGTAGTGTTTGGCACGATATTTATGGCAGGTATCCATGATATGTCAGCGATTTGGGCTAGTATGCGCAATCGCGGTCAGTCCATCGGCTCTATCGCTGGTACCGTTATGGGTACGCGAGTGCGCAGCCTGATGATGGTAGTTATTTTCTTATTACTGCTCATGGTTAATGCCGTATTTGGTGTTGCTATTGCCAATATGATGATTAAAACGCCATCTGCTGTATTACCTGTATGGGGTGCTTTAGTTGTAGCCTTTATTATCGGTCAGTGTATTTATCGCTATAACATGAGCCTTGTTTGGGTCTCTATTATTGGGGTTACTGCGCTATATGGGCTGATTTATCTAGGGCCTATGTTCCCATTCGTTCTACCTGAAACCTTTATGGGTCTTCCAGACAATGCGGTTTGGATCATTATTCTATTTGCTTATGCGGCAGTCGCATCATTGCTACCTGTCTGGATGCTATTGCAGCCTCGAGATTATATTAATGGCTTGCAGCTATTCGTTGGTTTGATTTTATTATATGCCGCAATCTTTATTTCAACGCCTGATATTGTCGCGCCAGCGATCAATACTGACTTACCGATGAGTGCTCCCTCTATCGTGCCGCTATTGTTTGTGACGATTGCCTGTGGTGCTATATCAGGATTCCATGGTTTAGTCGCAACAGGGACAACCTCTAAACAAATCGATAAAGAAGAAGACGCGCGATTCGTGGGCTACTTTGGTGCTTTGGGCGAGGGCATGTTAGCGCTTGGCGCTATCTTAGCGGCGACAGCAGGCTTTGCGACGCTTGGTGATTGGCAAGCGGTGTATCAAAACTTTGGTGACGGCTCTATCGGTGCCTTTATCGATGGTGGTGCTACTATTTTGAGTAATGGCATTGGGATTGATATGGTGTTATCACAAACTATGCTAACAGTAATGGCTGCATTATTTGCAGGTACTACTATGGATACAGGCGTACGTTTGCAGCGTTATATCTTCCAAGAGTTCGGTGAATTTTATAACTTGCCAGCATTGACTAAAGGCTGGATCGCTACTTTACTAGCCGTAGGAACTTGTCTGCTACTAGCTTTTGGCGCAGGCGGTATCGATGGAGCGGGCGGAATGATTATCTGGCCGTTGTTCGGTACGACGAATCAGTTAATGGCTGCTCTGACATTAATGATTGTGACGGTTATCTTATTACGTAAGGGTAAGACCGTTTGGTATACTTTAGCGCCATTATGTTTCTTACTAGTTATGACATTATTTGCCTTGCTGATTCAACTCAAAACTTTCTATGATGATGGTAACTGGCTATTAATCATCATGGATTTAGTCATTCTGATCGCCTCAGTGTTAGTTACTTTAGAGAGCTTCTCAGTACTGCGCCGAGAATGGAGCGAACATAAAGGTAAACATAAGACTTAA
- a CDS encoding ArsA family ATPase, translated as MALQSLDTLITRLSAQPIIFVGGKGGVGKTTTAAALASQFASNNKKTLIISTDPAHSLGDVLDVKLNNEKTRITPYLDAIELNPDVIVDAHFAQVERTIMAYANPDMMPKIREHLRLSKSAPGAAEAAMLESMCQHLVTATADGYEHIVFDTAPTGHTLRLLVLPEMMGAWTDGLLTQQRRQAKLRSVATHLESTDKANKKTKDVANPFEKRKPDRWEQAVAVLERRKALFRQAGMLLHDRTQTAIVLVMTADVLPLAETKRATEQLEVAKLTPAAIVVNQLIKPAQTDEFWQNRANRQQQIMSDIEKAFKKYPLYPIYLQQTDIRGTEALSELLK; from the coding sequence ATGGCTTTACAGTCTTTGGATACTTTGATTACTCGATTATCAGCGCAGCCTATTATATTCGTTGGTGGTAAAGGCGGAGTAGGTAAAACCACTACTGCCGCAGCGCTTGCCAGCCAATTCGCTAGTAATAATAAAAAAACCCTTATTATATCGACCGATCCTGCGCATAGTTTAGGCGATGTGTTAGACGTAAAGTTAAATAATGAGAAAACTAGAATTACCCCTTATCTTGATGCTATCGAGCTGAATCCCGATGTGATCGTAGATGCGCATTTCGCTCAAGTTGAGCGCACGATTATGGCCTATGCCAATCCTGACATGATGCCAAAGATTCGTGAGCATTTGCGCCTGTCCAAATCAGCGCCGGGAGCCGCGGAGGCGGCAATGCTAGAGTCCATGTGTCAGCATTTAGTTACCGCTACTGCTGATGGTTATGAGCATATTGTATTTGATACTGCACCGACAGGACATACGCTACGATTGTTAGTATTGCCAGAGATGATGGGTGCCTGGACAGATGGATTACTGACTCAGCAGCGTCGTCAAGCGAAATTGCGCTCAGTAGCAACGCATTTAGAAAGTACAGATAAGGCTAATAAAAAAACCAAAGATGTCGCTAACCCTTTTGAGAAACGTAAGCCTGATCGCTGGGAGCAAGCGGTAGCAGTACTAGAGCGGCGCAAGGCATTATTCCGTCAAGCGGGAATGCTATTACATGATCGCACCCAAACCGCTATCGTATTGGTAATGACCGCTGATGTATTACCCTTGGCAGAGACCAAACGTGCCACTGAGCAATTGGAAGTCGCAAAACTTACGCCTGCCGCTATCGTAGTCAATCAATTAATAAAGCCAGCCCAAACGGATGAGTTTTGGCAAAATCGTGCTAATAGACAACAGCAAATAATGTCCGATATCGAGAAAGCTTTTAAAAAGTATCCGCTATATCCCATCTACTTACAGCAAACTGATATACGTGGAACTGAGGCATTGAGTGAGTTATTAAAATAA
- a CDS encoding bifunctional 2-methylcitrate dehydratase/aconitate hydratase: MSNTQSVTVESNVRPEYDVEIQKIADYVLNYSIDDADNSADAWNTARYCLMDTIGCGLLALRFPECTKHLGPNCVDQITPNGARVPGTSYRLDPVKAAFDIGCIVRWLDYNDTWLAAEWGHPSDNLGGILAVADFISQSNISKGHSPLIMRDVLEAMIMAHEIQGVLALENSFNRVGLDHVFLVKLASTAVVAKLYKLSRERIMAAISQALVDGQALRTYRHAPNAGSRKSWAAGDATSRAVRLVDITCRGEMGIPGALTAAQWGFYDVLYSHTNKDLALKPESERQFTFQREFGSYVMENILFKLSFPAEFHAQTACEAAVILYPHVDDRLGEIDKIILTTHESAIRIISKEGELNNPADRDHCLQYMVAVALLTGDLMAENYEDDYHEQHHLLIDSLRRMMVVIEDEQYSKDYHDPDKRSIANAIQVFFKDGTSTDKVAIEYPIGHKRRRAEGIPVLQAKFQSSLATRFVEGRCEEIIALCDDQTLLEQTPVNEFMDMFVTN; encoded by the coding sequence ATGTCAAATACCCAAAGCGTGACCGTAGAGAGCAATGTACGTCCAGAGTACGATGTTGAGATTCAAAAGATTGCCGATTATGTGCTCAATTATTCTATCGATGATGCAGATAACAGTGCTGATGCTTGGAATACGGCTCGTTATTGCCTGATGGATACTATTGGCTGTGGCCTATTGGCGCTGCGTTTCCCTGAATGCACCAAGCATTTAGGCCCTAACTGCGTCGATCAAATCACCCCAAATGGTGCGCGGGTACCAGGTACTTCTTATAGGCTGGATCCCGTAAAGGCTGCCTTTGATATCGGCTGTATCGTGCGCTGGCTGGATTATAATGATACTTGGCTGGCAGCAGAATGGGGTCATCCCTCAGACAATCTCGGTGGTATCTTGGCAGTAGCAGATTTTATTAGTCAAAGTAATATTAGCAAAGGCCATTCGCCACTAATCATGCGCGATGTGCTAGAGGCCATGATTATGGCGCATGAGATTCAAGGCGTCTTGGCACTAGAGAACTCCTTTAACCGCGTAGGCTTGGATCATGTGTTTTTGGTAAAACTCGCCTCAACCGCTGTGGTTGCCAAATTATATAAGTTATCGCGCGAACGTATCATGGCAGCGATATCACAAGCACTCGTTGATGGTCAGGCACTGCGTACTTACCGCCATGCGCCTAATGCCGGTAGTCGCAAGTCTTGGGCAGCAGGGGACGCTACCAGTCGCGCAGTACGCTTAGTCGATATCACCTGCCGTGGTGAGATGGGGATACCTGGCGCACTGACAGCGGCGCAATGGGGGTTTTATGATGTGCTATACAGCCATACCAATAAGGATCTAGCGCTCAAGCCCGAATCAGAACGACAATTTACTTTTCAGCGCGAGTTTGGCAGCTATGTGATGGAAAATATCTTATTTAAGCTTAGCTTCCCAGCGGAGTTCCATGCGCAGACCGCTTGTGAGGCGGCTGTTATTCTATATCCTCACGTAGATGATCGACTCGGTGAGATTGACAAAATAATTCTAACCACCCATGAGTCGGCTATCCGTATTATCTCCAAAGAGGGAGAGCTTAATAATCCTGCTGATCGGGATCACTGCTTACAGTACATGGTCGCCGTCGCGCTACTAACGGGCGATTTAATGGCAGAGAATTACGAGGATGATTATCATGAGCAGCATCATCTACTGATAGATTCACTGCGGCGCATGATGGTAGTAATTGAGGATGAGCAGTACTCAAAAGACTATCATGATCCTGATAAACGCTCAATCGCCAATGCGATTCAAGTATTCTTTAAGGATGGTACTAGTACAGACAAAGTCGCTATCGAATATCCCATTGGTCACAAACGCCGCCGTGCTGAGGGCATCCCTGTATTACAGGCAAAGTTTCAATCCAGTTTAGCCACTCGCTTTGTCGAAGGACGTTGTGAAGAGATTATCGCTTTGTGTGATGATCAAACGCTGCTTGAGCAAACACCTGTTAATGAGTTTATGGATATGTTTGTGACCAACTAA
- a CDS encoding GTPase/DUF3482 domain-containing protein, producing MTNDNNKPATTQHKGLFADKALKDDPADSKSASLIEKNFEHADIDVPNYSTDLTKDSSLSLQNSTHNKAANKKTIASGEPLKLAVVGHTNTGKTSVLRTLLRDVYFGEVKNEAATTRHVERAQLTDSQTGEALVTLYDTPGLEDASGLMDWLEDNTASRRDGIERLQQFLAADIATGATSGLQGIDDYSQEAKVIRQLLASDMAIYVVDAREPVLGKYKDELAILSWAAIPVMPVFNFTDSQDANIDDWQTMLARRNLHISTRFDSVAFEFEDEMHLWQNLATMLTHSEMLEQLMQSRTTDWMQLYDEAHIIIADFLLNVAAMKREINEDDDPMPTLTQMQEAVRQSERAMQHQLLNSYKFYDNAVAATPLELQAYQQDPFDPELLKSYGIRTTSGAAAGALLGLGIDAAALGTTLGLGAALGAIGGGLLSNTSSIADKISGVKRLYIDPPTLTLLATRALDLLTALRHRGHAATDATQLLYNNSNSGADNVARDNFTDEELADANDENNLMTPWQTHKLPSELKKARSKSQWSSLNSGKAELAQSLRTDATWSLASKLQRD from the coding sequence ATGACTAACGATAATAATAAGCCTGCGACCACTCAACATAAGGGGCTATTTGCTGATAAAGCCTTAAAAGATGACCCTGCGGACTCAAAGAGCGCAAGTTTGATAGAGAAAAATTTTGAGCATGCTGATATTGACGTGCCTAATTATTCTACTGATCTAACCAAAGATTCTTCACTTAGTTTGCAAAACAGCACTCACAATAAAGCTGCAAATAAAAAGACCATCGCTAGTGGCGAGCCATTAAAGCTAGCAGTGGTCGGTCATACCAATACAGGCAAGACCTCAGTATTACGCACCTTACTGCGTGATGTGTATTTTGGCGAAGTCAAAAACGAAGCGGCGACGACTCGTCATGTGGAACGAGCGCAATTAACGGATAGTCAAACTGGAGAGGCGCTGGTTACTCTCTATGATACGCCAGGACTTGAGGACGCCTCAGGGCTGATGGATTGGCTTGAGGATAATACTGCCAGTCGCCGTGATGGTATTGAGCGCTTGCAGCAGTTTTTGGCAGCAGATATTGCAACGGGTGCTACTAGTGGGCTGCAAGGTATAGACGATTATAGCCAAGAAGCCAAGGTGATCCGTCAGCTGCTGGCAAGTGATATGGCGATATACGTGGTTGATGCTCGTGAGCCTGTACTCGGTAAATATAAAGATGAGCTGGCTATTTTGTCATGGGCAGCGATACCTGTGATGCCCGTCTTCAACTTCACCGACTCTCAAGATGCCAATATCGATGACTGGCAGACGATGCTGGCAAGACGCAATCTGCATATCTCTACCCGCTTTGATTCAGTCGCCTTTGAGTTTGAAGATGAGATGCACTTGTGGCAAAATCTTGCGACCATGCTGACCCATTCTGAGATGCTTGAGCAGCTGATGCAGAGTCGGACTACGGACTGGATGCAGCTCTATGATGAGGCGCATATTATTATCGCTGATTTTTTATTGAACGTCGCCGCCATGAAACGTGAGATTAATGAAGACGACGATCCAATGCCAACGCTCACCCAAATGCAAGAAGCAGTTCGTCAAAGCGAGCGCGCTATGCAGCACCAGTTATTAAATTCCTATAAGTTTTATGATAATGCGGTCGCGGCGACCCCACTTGAATTGCAAGCCTATCAGCAAGATCCTTTCGATCCTGAACTGCTTAAAAGCTATGGTATTCGTACCACCTCTGGCGCGGCCGCTGGTGCATTGCTAGGGTTAGGGATTGATGCGGCAGCTTTGGGTACCACTCTAGGACTTGGTGCTGCTTTGGGTGCTATCGGTGGCGGATTATTATCCAATACTAGTAGTATTGCTGACAAAATCAGCGGCGTAAAGCGTCTATATATAGATCCGCCTACTCTGACCTTGCTCGCAACACGAGCGCTTGATCTATTGACGGCCTTACGCCATCGGGGTCATGCCGCAACGGATGCCACCCAACTGCTTTATAATAATTCTAATAGCGGAGCCGATAACGTTGCTCGCGATAATTTTACTGATGAAGAGCTGGCAGATGCTAATGACGAAAACAACTTAATGACACCATGGCAAACGCACAAATTACCTAGCGAGCTCAAAAAAGCCCGTAGCAAGTCGCAATGGTCATCATTAAATAGTGGTAAAGCTGAGCTGGCGCAAAGTTTACGTACGGATGCGACTTGGTCGCTGGCAAGTAAGCTGCAACGTGACTAG
- a CDS encoding SDR family oxidoreductase translates to MTTSKLTKKTYLIIGGIGGIGRAMVEQIISNKDNKVFATYYRNVPDIEADNLHWLPMDVSSEESIKQAIDEIKKHSDHIDWVVNCVGLLHTEQSQPEKALRQIETDFFMQNMQVNALAGLLIAKHVKLLLAKSERSNAHPAIFATISARVGSISDNQIGGWYSYRMSKAALNMGMKNLSIEWGRSLKEVCIVVMQPGTVNTQLSAPFQSNVADGHLFSPAYSAECLLEVLSGMSADQTGSFVDWAGESIPW, encoded by the coding sequence ATGACAACTTCAAAGCTAACTAAAAAAACCTACCTCATTATCGGTGGTATCGGCGGTATCGGACGCGCTATGGTCGAGCAGATTATCAGTAATAAAGACAACAAAGTGTTTGCAACTTACTATCGAAATGTACCAGACATCGAAGCAGATAATCTGCATTGGTTACCCATGGATGTCAGTAGTGAAGAGAGTATCAAGCAAGCCATAGACGAGATTAAAAAGCACAGCGATCATATCGATTGGGTCGTCAATTGTGTGGGACTATTACATACCGAACAGTCGCAACCTGAAAAGGCACTGCGTCAAATTGAAACTGACTTTTTTATGCAAAATATGCAAGTCAATGCTTTAGCAGGGCTGCTTATCGCTAAGCATGTCAAGCTATTATTAGCCAAATCCGAGCGCAGTAACGCGCATCCTGCGATATTTGCCACTATCTCAGCACGAGTAGGCAGTATTAGTGATAATCAAATTGGCGGCTGGTATAGCTATCGGATGAGCAAAGCGGCGCTCAATATGGGTATGAAAAACCTCAGCATAGAATGGGGTCGCTCCTTAAAAGAAGTCTGTATCGTGGTCATGCAACCTGGTACCGTTAATACCCAGCTATCCGCGCCTTTTCAGTCTAATGTCGCAGATGGTCATCTATTCTCGCCAGCCTACAGCGCTGAGTGCTTATTAGAAGTGCTGTCTGGTATGAGCGCCGATCAGACAGGCAGCTTTGTCGATTGGGCAGGGGAATCTATACCTTGGTAG
- a CDS encoding cory-CC-star protein, giving the protein MKNNEDNLIEESINTAASKTNTTWWQRFSEGLNEFYHAPYRQTMARAARDEEDFFMLMMFAESLGIDNPASFYTLELQPLFLENFHEWHTRMGMDRCPFDHVGCC; this is encoded by the coding sequence ATGAAAAATAATGAAGATAATTTAATAGAAGAATCTATAAATACAGCTGCAAGCAAAACCAACACTACTTGGTGGCAACGCTTTAGCGAAGGATTAAATGAGTTTTATCATGCGCCATATCGACAAACGATGGCGCGTGCTGCTCGTGATGAAGAAGATTTTTTTATGCTAATGATGTTCGCCGAGAGCCTAGGAATTGATAATCCTGCCAGCTTCTATACTTTAGAGTTGCAGCCTTTGTTTTTGGAAAATTTTCATGAATGGCATACCCGTATGGGCATGGACAGATGTCCATTTGATCATGTTGGGTGCTGCTAG